Proteins encoded together in one Pithys albifrons albifrons isolate INPA30051 chromosome 29, PitAlb_v1, whole genome shotgun sequence window:
- the ANK1 gene encoding ankyrin-1 isoform X7: protein MAQAAKQLKKIKDIEAQALQEQKEKEESNRKRRNRSRDRKKKADAATSFLRAARSGNLDKALDHLRNGVDINTCNQNGLNALHLASKEGHVKMVVELLHKEIVLETTTKKGNTALHIAALAGQQDVVRELVNYGANVNAQSQKGFTPLYMAAQENHLEVVKFLLENGANQNVATEDGFTPLAVALQQGHENVVAHLINYGTKGKVRLPALHIAARNDDTRTAAVLLQNDPNADVLSKTGFTPLHIAAHYENLSVAQLLLNRGASVNFTPQNGITPLHIASRRGNIIMVRLLLDRGAQIETRTKDELTPLHCAARNGHVRIAEILLDHGAPIQAKTKNGLSPIHMAAQGDHLDCVRLLLQYSADIDDITLDHLTPLHVAAHCGHHRVAKLLVEKGAKPNSRALNGFTPLHIACKKNHIRVMELLLKTGASIDAVTESGLTPLHVAAFMGHLPIVKTLLQRGASPNVSNVKVETPLHMAARAGHTDVAKYLLQNKAKANAKAKDDQTPLHCAARIGHTGMVKLLLENNANPNLATTAGHTPLHITAREGHMDTALALLEKGASQTCMTKKGFTPLHVAAKYGKVDVAELLLAHDAHPNASGKNGLTPLHVAVHHNNLEIVKLLLPKGSSPHNSAWNGYTPLHIAAKQNQLEVASSLLQYGASANAESVQGVTPLHLASQEGHADMVALLFSKQANGNLGNKSGLTPLHLVAQEGHVLVADVLVKHGVTVDAMTRMGYTPLHVASHYGNIKLVKFLLQHQADVNAKTKLGYTPLHQAAQQGHTDVVTLLLKHGASPNEISTNGTTPLAIAKRLGYISVTDVLKIVTEETDIPPVGDKHRMSFPETVDEILDVSEDEGTAHVTVMEEELIAPKPRTADLRDQEGKRELVEFMTTTTVEQTVESPAVLQIPCVPPETVVTRVEETEQVGPVETEAEQVSGLHAPSVSPQEPSKEFDEDSLIPSSPATETSDNISPVASPVHTGFLVSFMVDARGGSMRGSRHHGLRVVIPPRACAAPTRITCRLVKPQKLPAPPPLAEEEGLTSRIIALGPAGAQFLSPVIVEIPHFASYGRGDRELVVLRSENGSVWKEHRNRYEESYMDQLLNGMDEELESQEELDKKRVCRIITTDFPLYFVVMSRICQDCDMIGPEGGCLKSTLVPMVQATFPDTAVTKGVRLALQAQPVPDELVTKLLGNQATFSPIVTVEPRRRKFHRPIGLRIPLPPSWKDNPRDSGEGDTTSLRLLCSVIGGTAQAQWEDITGTTKLVYENECANFTTNVSARFWLADCPRTAEAVHFATMLYKELTAVPYMAKFVVFAKMNDAREGRLRCYCMTDDKVDKTLEQHENFTEVARSRDIEVVEGMPLHVELSGNLVPVKKATQPRTFLFQSFRENRLAIPIKVRDSSREASGSLSFLRKAMKYEDLQHVLCHLNISIPPCTKGSGSEERRRTLTPLSLRERYSILSETSFGSLSSTDKADQKMVDIAEQLGLSWAELARELQFGVDDINRIRVENPNSLLEQSVALLNLWVSREGKNVKMENLYTALRNIDRGEIVNTLEGSGRQSRSLKGSWRYTDREYSLSPSQMNGYASLQDELLSPASLHYTLPSPLRADQYWNEVAIMDAIPMAATEQDALMEMSDMQVWSSGLTPSLVTAEDSSLECSKAEDSDATSEGRFPGQPLADVHGPDHMGSMDLVEDDTVDSDAMNGLIDLLEQEEGQRPEGKMPAGGHQPGTGEQDPESEVSFVSVQQKVQARITTSPTISHAVEKSAERT, encoded by the exons GCTGATGCTGCAACCAGTTTCTTGAGAGCTGCAAGATCCGGGAATCTGGACAAAGCCTTGGATCACCTCAGGAATGGGGTAGATATTAACACCTGTAACCAG AATGGGCTGAATGCCTTGCACTTGGCCTCCAAGGAGGGCCACGTGAAAATggtggtggagctgctgcacaagGAGATTGTTTTGGAGACAACAACCAAG AAGggaaacacagccctgcacatTGCTGCCTTGGCTGGACAACAGGACGTGGTCCGGGAGCTGGTGAACTATGGGGCCAACGTCAACGCACAGTCACAG AAAGGCTTCACGCCTCTCTACATGGCAGCACAGGAGAACCACCTGGAGGTCGTGAAGTTCTTGCTGGAAAATGGAGCCAACCAGAATGTAGCCACAGAG GATGGCTTCACACCACtagctgtggctctgcagcaaGGGCATGAGAACGTGGTTGCTCACCTTATCAACTACGGGACGAAGGGGAAGGTCCGCCTGCCCGCCCTGCACATCGCAGCCCGCAACGATGACACCCGCACAGCGGCCGTGCTGCTGCAGAATGACCCCAATGCTGACGTCCTCTCCAAG ACTGGATTCACCCCCTTGCACATTGCAGCCCACTACGAGAATCTCAGTGTGGCCCAGTTACTGCTGAACCGTGGAGCCAGTGTCAACTTCACACCCCAG AACGGGATCACCCCCCTGCACATCGCCTCGCGCCGGGGCAACATCATCATGGTGCGGCTGCTGCTGGACCGTGGTGCCCAGATAGAGACCAGGACCAAG gATGAGCTGACCCCTCTCCACTGTGCAGCCCGCAATGGACACGTGCGAATTGCAGAGATCCTGCTGGACCATGGGGCTCCCATTCAAGCCAAAACTAAG AACGGCTTGTCGCCGATCCACATGGCAGCGCAGGGCGACCACCTGGACTGCGtgcggctgctgctgcagtaCAGCGCCGACATCGACGACATCACCCTGGACCACCTGACGCCGCTGCACGTGGCCGCGCACTGCGGGCACCACCGCGTGGCCAAGCTGCTGGTGGAGAAGGGGGCCAAGCCCAACTCCAGAGCCCTG AATGGCTTCACACCCCTTCATATCGCCTGCAAGAAGAACCACATCCGagtgatggagctgctgctgaagacaGGTGCCTCCATTGACGCCGTCACAGAG TCTGGCCTGACCCCCCTGCATGTGGCTGCCTTCATGGGGCACTTGCCCATCGTCAAGACCTTGCTGCAGCGTGGAGCTTCTCCTAATGTGTCCAACGTG AAAGTGGAGACACCCCTGCACAtggcagccagagctgggcacacgGATGTGGCAAAGTACCTGCTGCAGAACAAAGCCAAGGCCAATGCCAAGGCCAAG GATGACCAGACCCCCCTGCACTGTGCTGCACGCATTGGCCACACTGGCATGGTCAAACTGCTGCTGGAGAACAATGCCAACCCCAACCTGGCcaccacagcagggcacacGCCCCTGCACATCACTGCCAGAGAGGGGCAcatggacacagccctggccctgctggagaagggagCCTCACAGACCTGCATGACCAAG AAAGGATTTACCCCTCTCCACGTTGCAGCCAAGTATGGGAAGGTGGATGTGGCAGAGTTGTTGCTGGCACATGATGCCCACCCCAATGCATCAGGGAAG AATGGCCTGACCCCACTGCACGTGGCTGTGCACCACAACAACCTGGAGATTGTcaagctgctgcttcccaagggGAGCTCCCCACACAACTCAGCCTGG AACGGGTACACCCCCCTGCACATCGCTGCCAAGCAGAACCAGCTGGAGGTGGCCAGCAGCCTGCTGCAGTACGGGGCCTCTGCGAACGCCGAGTCTGTGCAGGGAGTCACCCCCCTGCACTTGGCTTCCCAGGAGGGCCACGCAGACATGGTGGCCCTGCTTTTCTCCAAACAAGCCAATGGCAACTTGGGCAACAAG AGTGGCCTGACTCCTCTCCATCTTGTGGCCCAAGAGGGGCACGTGCTGGTTGCTGATGTTCTGGTGAAACATGGAGTCACAGTGGATGCAATGACCAGG ATGGGCTATACCCCACTGCATGTGGCCAGCCACTATGGAAACATCAAGCTGGTGAAGTTTTTGCTGCAGCACCAAGCTGATGTCAATGCCAAGACTAAG CTGGGCTACACCCCCCTGCACCAAGCGGCACAGCAGGGCCACACAGATGTGGTGACACTGCTGCTGAAGCACGGGGCCTCTCCCAATGAGATCAGCACA AATGGCACCACTCCCCTGGCCATCGCCAAGCGCCTCGGCTACATTTCCGTCACCGACGTGCTCAAGATCGTCACGGAGGAGACTGACATCCCG ccagTTGGTGACAAGCACCGCATGAGCTTCCCAGAGACTGTAGATGAGATTCTGGATGTCTCAGAGGATGAAG GCACTGCTCATGTCACAGTAATGG AGGAGGAGCTGATTGCACCGAAACCCAGGACAGCTGATCTCAGAGACCAGGAAGGCAAGAGGGAGTTAGTGGAGTTCATGACCACGACAACAGTGGAGCAAAC GGTGGAGTCTCCAGCTGTCCTGCAGATCCCCTGTGTCCCACCTGAAACTGTGGTGACCAGAGTGGAGGAGACTGAGCAGGTAGGACCTGTGGAGACAGAAGCTGAGCAAGTCAGCGGGCTGCATGCACCCTCGGTGTCCCCACAGGAG CCCTCCAAAGAGTTCGACGAGGACTCCCTGAtccccagcagccctgccacGGAGACCTCGGACAACATCAGCCCTGTGGCCAGCCCCGTGCACACAGG GTTCCTGGTGAGCTTCATGGTGGATGCCCGTGGTGGCTCCATGAGGGGCAGCCGGCACCACGGGCTGCGCGTGGTCATCCCGCCCCGCGCCTGTGCCGCGCCCACCCGCATCACCTGCCGCCTGGTGAAACCCCAGAAACTGCCTGCACCCCCACCACTGGCTGAGGAGGAGGGTCTCACCAGCAGGATCATCGCCCTGGGGCCTGCTGGCGCTCAGTTCCTCAG CCCCGTCATTGTGGAGATCCCACACTTTGCCTCGTACGGGCGTGGGGACCgggagctggtggtgctgcgCAGCGAGAACGGCTCCGTGTGGAAGGAGCATCGCAACCGCTACGAGGAGAGCTACATGGACCAGCTGCTCAACGGCATGGATGAGG agctggagagccaggaggagctggatAAGAAGAGGGTCTGCCGTATCATCACCACAGACTTCCCTCTCTACTTTGTGGTCATGTCCCGGATTTGCCAGGACTGTGACATGATTGGCCCTGAGGGAGGGTGTTTGAAAAGCACACTGGTGCCCATGGTGCAGGCCACCTTCCCAGACACTGCTGTCACCAAGGGAGTGAGGCTGGCCCTGCAG gcacagccagtgcCTGATGAGTTGGTGACTAAGCTGCTGGGGAACCAAGCAACATTCAGCCCCATTGTCACAGTGGAGCCACGACGGAGGAAATTCCACCGCCCCATCGGGCTCCGCATCCCACTGCCACCATCCTGGAAGGACAATCCACGGGACAGCGGGGAGGGTGACACCACCAGCCTGCgcctgctctgcagtgtcatCG gagggacagcCCAAGCCCAGTGGGAAGACATAACAGGCACCACGAAGCTGGTGTATGAAAATGAGTGTGCTAACTTTACCACCAATGTGTCTGCCAG GTTCTGGCTGGCTGACTGCCCACGCACAGCCGAGGCTGTGCACTTTGCCACCATGCTGTACAAGGAGCTGACAGCTGTGCCCTACATGGCCAAATTCGTGGTGTTTGCCAAGATGAACGATGCACGGGAGGGACGGCTGCGCTGCTACTGCATGACTGATGACAAGGTTGACAAGACTTTAGAGCAGCATGAGAACTTCACCGAGGTGGCCCGGAGCAGGGACATTGAG gTGGTAGAGGGAATGCCTTTGCACGTCGAACTCTCAGGGAACCTGGTGCCTGTCAAGAAGGCCACTCAGCCCCGCACCTTCCTCTTCCAGTCCTTCCGGGAGAACCGTCTTGCAATCCCCATCAAG GTCCGGGACAGCAGCCGGGAAGCCAGCGGCTCCCTGTCGTTCTTGCGCAAGGCCATGAAATATGAGGACCTCCAGCACGTGCTCTGCCACCTGAACATCAGCATACCACCCTGCACCAAG gggagTGGCAGTGAGGAGCGGAGGAGGACGCTGACGCCGCTGTCTCTGCGGGAGCGATACAGCATCCTGAGCGAGACCAGTTTCG gctctctgagcagcacagacaagGCAGACCAGAAGATGGTTGACATAGCAGAACAGCTGGGCCTCAGCTGGGCTG AGCTGGCACGTGAGCTGCAGTTTGGGGTGGACGACATCAACAGGATACGTGTGGAGAACCCCAACTCCCTTCTGGAGCAGAGCGTGGCCTTACTCAACCTCTGGGTCAGCCGCGAGGGCAAGAATGTCAAGA TGGAGAACCTGTACACGGCGCTGAGGAACATCGACCGCGGCGAGATCGTGAACACGCTGGAGGGCTCCGGCCGGCAGAGCCGCAGCCTGAAGGGCAGCTGGCGCTACACAGACAGGGAATACTCCCTCTCACCATCCCAGATGAATG GTTACGCTTCGCTGCAGGACGAGCTGCTGTCCCCTGCCTCCCTGCATTACACACTGCCATCCCCGCTGCGGGCCGACCAGTACTGGAATGAGGTGGCCATCATGGATGCCATCCCAATGGCTGCCACTGAGCAGGACGCCCTGATGGAGATGTCCGACATGCAGGTGTGGTCCTCGGGGCTCACCCCCTCGCTGGTGACTGCTGAGGACTCCTCTCTGGAGTGCAGCAAGGCTGAGGACTCGGATGCCACAAGCGAAGGCCGGTTCCCAGGGCAGCCTCTAGCAGATGTGCATGGCCCAGACCACATGGGCTCTATGGACCTGGTTGAGGATGACACAGTGGACTCAGATGCCATGAATGGCCTGATTGACCTTCtagagcaggaggaagggcagAGGCCAGAGGGGAAGATGCCAGCCGGTGGTCATCAGCCAGGGACTGGGGAGCAGGACCCGGAGAGTGAAGTCTCTTTTGTTTCAGTTCAGCAGAAAGTGCAAGCCAGGATCACGACATCTCCTACTATTAGCCATGCTGTGGAGAAGAGTGCAGAGAG GACCTGA